A single Pseudomonas sp. HN11 DNA region contains:
- a CDS encoding MFS transporter, which produces MSHPSQFTLLRTRRFLPFFITQLLGAFNDNIFKQSLILAILYKLTIDGDRSIWVNLCALLFILPFFLFSALAGQFGEKFNKDALIRAIKIGEIVIMAVGATGFLFNHLELMLLALFAMGTHSALFGPVKYSIMPQALHDDELVGGNGLVEMGTFLAILAGTIGAGIMMSTTHYAPVVSVAIVGVAVLGYLASRSIPRAAASTPGLRLNWNIFSESWATLRLGLGQTPAVSRSIVGNSWFWFVGAIYLTQIPAYAKEWLYGDETVVTLILTVFSVGIALGSMLCEKLSGRKVEIGLVPFGSFGLTVFGLLLWWHSGGFPQNVQANDWLAVLSYGQAWWVLFDILGLGVFGGFYIVPLYALIQSRTAENERARVIAANNILNALFMVVSAIVSILLLSVAKLSIPELFLVVSLFNIAVNTYIFKIVPEFTMRFMIWLLSHSMYRVEHRNLEAIPDEGAALLVCNHVSFVDALLIGGAVRRPIRFVMYYKIYRLPVLSFIFRTAGAIPIAGRHEDIQIYEKAFSRIAQYLKDGELVCIFPEGKLTADGEMNEFRGGVTRILEETPVPVIPMALQGLWGSFFSRDPHKGFFHRIWSRVVLVAGPSVESEAATPHALHALVGELRGSVR; this is translated from the coding sequence ATGAGCCACCCCTCGCAATTCACTTTGCTGCGCACACGGCGTTTCCTGCCGTTTTTCATCACCCAGTTGTTGGGTGCGTTTAACGACAACATCTTCAAGCAGTCGTTGATCCTCGCGATTCTCTACAAGCTCACCATCGACGGTGACCGTTCCATCTGGGTCAACCTCTGCGCCTTGCTGTTCATCCTGCCGTTCTTCCTGTTCTCGGCGCTGGCCGGGCAGTTTGGCGAGAAATTCAACAAGGACGCTTTGATCCGCGCGATCAAGATCGGCGAGATCGTGATCATGGCCGTGGGCGCCACCGGCTTCCTGTTCAATCACCTGGAATTGATGCTGCTGGCGCTGTTTGCCATGGGCACCCATTCGGCGCTGTTCGGCCCGGTGAAGTACTCGATCATGCCCCAGGCCTTGCACGACGATGAGCTGGTCGGTGGCAACGGCCTGGTGGAAATGGGCACGTTCCTGGCGATCCTGGCCGGTACCATTGGCGCCGGGATCATGATGTCGACCACCCATTACGCGCCGGTGGTGTCAGTGGCCATTGTCGGCGTGGCGGTGCTGGGTTACCTGGCTAGCCGCAGCATTCCACGGGCGGCTGCGTCGACCCCTGGGTTGCGTTTGAACTGGAATATCTTCAGCGAATCCTGGGCCACCTTGCGTTTGGGCCTGGGGCAGACGCCGGCCGTTTCGCGTTCCATCGTCGGCAACTCGTGGTTCTGGTTTGTCGGCGCGATCTACCTGACACAGATCCCGGCCTACGCCAAGGAGTGGTTGTACGGCGACGAGACCGTGGTGACGCTGATCCTCACCGTGTTCTCGGTGGGCATCGCGCTCGGCTCGATGCTCTGCGAAAAACTTTCCGGGCGTAAGGTAGAAATCGGCCTGGTGCCGTTCGGTTCATTCGGCCTGACGGTGTTTGGCCTGCTGCTGTGGTGGCACTCCGGCGGCTTCCCGCAGAACGTGCAGGCCAACGACTGGCTCGCCGTGCTCAGCTACGGCCAGGCGTGGTGGGTGTTGTTCGATATCCTTGGTCTGGGCGTATTTGGTGGCTTTTACATCGTGCCGCTGTACGCATTGATCCAGTCGCGTACCGCCGAGAACGAGCGCGCGCGGGTAATCGCGGCCAACAACATTCTCAACGCATTGTTCATGGTGGTCTCGGCCATCGTGTCGATCCTGCTGCTGAGCGTGGCCAAGTTGTCGATCCCCGAATTGTTCCTGGTGGTGTCGCTGTTCAACATCGCGGTCAACACCTACATCTTCAAGATCGTCCCCGAGTTCACCATGCGTTTCATGATCTGGCTGCTCAGCCATTCCATGTACCGCGTCGAGCACCGAAATCTCGAGGCGATTCCGGATGAGGGCGCGGCGTTGCTGGTGTGTAATCACGTGTCATTTGTGGATGCCTTGTTGATTGGCGGCGCGGTGCGTCGGCCGATTCGCTTTGTCATGTACTACAAGATCTACCGTTTGCCGGTGCTGAGCTTTATCTTCCGCACCGCCGGGGCTATTCCGATTGCCGGGCGCCATGAAGATATCCAGATCTACGAAAAGGCGTTCTCGCGCATTGCCCAGTACCTCAAGGATGGCGAGTTGGTGTGCATCTTCCCGGAAGGCAAGCTGACAGCCGACGGCGAGATGAATGAATTCCGGGGTGGGGTGACGCGCATTCTGGAAGAGACACCGGTGCCGGTGATCCCAATGGCGTTGCAGGGGTTGTGGGGGAGTTTCTTCAGTCGCGATCCGCATAAGGGCTTCTTTCATCGGATCTGGTCGCGAGTGGTCTTGGTTGCGGGGCCGTCGGTGGAAAGTGAGGCGGCGACGCCGCATGCTTTGCACGCATTGGTTGGAGAATTGCGCGGGAGTGTCAGGTAG
- a CDS encoding M91 family zinc metallopeptidase: protein METSPVSPSTASRSREEEINDAGYRQAADPAAQGANAAPNTANVPFMYSNHHDASRVEISSTRAGPVTFGGDNEHQRHARQSDTSQDEPYNQNAPSRDQVRAAARGKQNSIYFGGPPPIRITATQYQDSNVRIDFASVPAKDPSDPQARNEVLQISTAGGDNNVSVERDRGGGLLMHINGQPYQIPFIENSANQQRVIIRTGDGKDAVNIDYGGNQETIVDLGAGNDTFYGGSGRTSVFGGDGSDIINLGSGDSYAEGNDGNDFITGGMGNTTIYGGNGSDELRAGGGPDTKVSYVDGGNGNDLIFGGRGNNTLHGGPDDDFIYGGERNVIYTGRGRDTVQTYNPTDTVYGQYGIDDLSGVRSGAKVYHSVPQNVGRTIRIEGSKEFKQTMEDTLEFYRSSPVGQRMLAKIDSLEAPLILREGYDGSFYHYSDPGVRNARDDENRRIGLADGYIRDGVAGTPATNPVVTHQRNFITPGAGRPPVVVLYHEFAHAANGGEGTFFSGRTYIGHSNPRFAHENNLERQAVGLPSNHPPYHFNGPRNPASPYNPWPFTENALLEELGLPLRLRYFE, encoded by the coding sequence ATGGAAACTTCTCCGGTTTCACCATCGACTGCTTCACGTTCCAGGGAAGAGGAAATAAACGACGCAGGCTATCGACAGGCCGCTGATCCGGCAGCGCAGGGTGCGAACGCTGCCCCGAACACGGCCAATGTGCCATTTATGTATAGCAATCACCATGATGCTTCCCGGGTAGAGATCAGTTCTACCCGTGCGGGGCCGGTGACCTTTGGTGGCGATAACGAGCATCAGAGGCACGCAAGGCAATCTGATACATCACAGGACGAACCATACAACCAGAATGCCCCCAGTCGAGACCAGGTTAGAGCCGCTGCCCGAGGCAAGCAAAACTCAATATATTTTGGCGGGCCGCCGCCGATTCGCATAACCGCCACTCAATATCAGGACAGCAATGTTCGCATTGATTTTGCCTCTGTCCCAGCCAAGGACCCCTCGGACCCTCAGGCGCGTAATGAGGTTCTGCAAATATCTACTGCTGGTGGTGACAATAATGTCAGTGTTGAAAGGGACCGCGGTGGCGGACTACTGATGCACATCAATGGACAGCCGTACCAAATACCTTTCATTGAAAATTCCGCTAATCAACAGCGCGTTATCATCAGGACCGGCGATGGAAAGGATGCCGTCAATATCGATTATGGGGGGAACCAGGAAACCATTGTCGATCTCGGAGCGGGTAACGATACCTTTTATGGCGGGTCAGGCCGAACGAGCGTATTTGGGGGCGATGGCTCTGACATTATTAACTTGGGGAGTGGTGACAGCTACGCAGAGGGTAATGATGGAAATGACTTTATTACGGGCGGTATGGGCAATACGACGATTTACGGGGGCAACGGTAGCGATGAGTTGCGTGCGGGCGGCGGCCCGGATACGAAAGTCAGCTATGTGGATGGCGGGAACGGCAACGACCTCATTTTTGGTGGGAGGGGGAACAATACTCTGCATGGAGGGCCAGACGATGATTTTATCTACGGCGGTGAGCGAAATGTTATCTACACGGGGAGAGGGCGGGATACCGTCCAGACATATAACCCAACCGATACGGTGTACGGGCAATACGGGATTGACGACCTGAGCGGTGTGCGTTCAGGCGCGAAGGTTTACCACTCGGTGCCTCAGAATGTTGGCCGTACGATCAGAATCGAGGGGTCCAAGGAATTCAAGCAAACCATGGAAGACACTTTAGAGTTTTATAGGAGCTCACCGGTAGGGCAACGCATGCTTGCAAAAATCGATTCGCTTGAGGCCCCTCTTATCCTTCGCGAAGGATACGATGGCAGTTTCTATCATTACAGTGATCCTGGAGTAAGAAATGCGCGCGATGATGAGAATCGCCGTATAGGTCTTGCAGATGGTTATATAAGAGACGGCGTTGCGGGTACGCCAGCGACAAACCCTGTGGTGACTCATCAGCGTAATTTCATTACTCCTGGAGCCGGGCGACCTCCGGTTGTTGTTCTTTATCATGAGTTCGCTCACGCGGCCAACGGTGGCGAAGGCACCTTTTTCTCGGGGAGAACTTATATCGGTCACTCTAATCCAAGGTTTGCCCACGAGAACAATCTCGAGCGCCAAGCTGTCGGACTCCCTTCCAACCATCCGCCTTATCACTTCAACGGACCTAGGAATCCAGCCTCCCCCTACAACCCATGGCCCTTCACCGAAAACGCGCTGCTGGAGGAGTTAGGTTTACCGTTACGGCTCAGGTATTTCGAATAA
- a CDS encoding type III secretion system effector protein, whose product MPVSNRQPQASSSTPLVLSSNAPGTSPINDAGPIKISANQPFKDGGVEIELQVTGGGSKSQRPREEVLFIKTGDGADKVDVRRSADGGVSVNINGKTYDIPISSDGGPGKKILIQTQEGADTVVVAHNVKLQTRVDLGNGNNTFCAGSGSTQVLSGTGDDNIQLGSGVGYVEDHGGNNQFKAGSGYSVMYGLGQGNNDFQAGDGGSYMLGAGDRNRFRGGSGHNTMVALRGESVLEGGSGQNVFYTGKSQATVTSKNDVDITYGKKEDHITRTEKSKYVEVKPSDAGRKGFVIEGTPQFKARVEAELEMLRGSPVGQQMLEQMDKAAAPVTIVEGDKGDFYQYRRPELAFESPESRDRQDAAHGYLTNKKPGLPAENSVLTYDRAFTQEDYKRPPINSLFHEMAHAYNGANGTSIPGETYVGPHPSDPDRPHYEDNSERQAVGLPTDGEPYDFDGDPTTPPTSTNPSPFNENALYKEMGKPLRTRYFDLDKR is encoded by the coding sequence ATGCCAGTGTCAAATCGCCAACCTCAGGCGTCCTCATCAACACCATTGGTGCTTTCGTCCAATGCACCCGGAACGTCGCCAATAAATGACGCGGGCCCCATCAAGATTTCCGCCAATCAGCCCTTCAAAGATGGAGGCGTTGAAATTGAACTTCAGGTCACAGGTGGAGGCTCGAAGTCACAGCGGCCGCGGGAGGAAGTGCTCTTTATCAAGACCGGCGACGGTGCGGACAAGGTCGATGTGAGGCGGTCAGCCGACGGAGGGGTCAGTGTCAACATCAACGGCAAAACCTATGACATTCCGATCTCCAGTGATGGCGGGCCAGGGAAGAAGATACTGATCCAGACCCAGGAAGGTGCCGATACAGTTGTTGTCGCGCATAACGTCAAGCTTCAAACACGTGTCGATTTGGGGAATGGTAATAATACTTTCTGTGCCGGGAGTGGCAGCACCCAAGTCTTGTCCGGCACAGGCGATGATAATATCCAGCTGGGATCCGGCGTCGGTTACGTGGAAGATCATGGCGGCAATAACCAATTCAAGGCCGGCAGCGGCTACAGCGTCATGTACGGATTAGGCCAAGGGAACAATGATTTCCAGGCGGGCGATGGCGGTAGTTATATGCTAGGGGCGGGTGACCGAAACCGGTTTCGCGGGGGGAGCGGCCATAACACGATGGTTGCCTTGCGTGGGGAGAGTGTCTTGGAGGGGGGGAGTGGGCAGAATGTGTTTTACACAGGCAAGAGCCAGGCTACCGTTACCTCCAAAAACGATGTGGATATCACGTATGGGAAAAAGGAAGATCACATAACCCGTACCGAAAAATCCAAGTATGTTGAGGTAAAGCCCAGTGATGCGGGGCGCAAGGGGTTTGTCATTGAAGGTACGCCGCAGTTCAAGGCGCGTGTCGAAGCCGAGTTGGAAATGCTCAGAGGCTCCCCGGTTGGGCAGCAGATGTTGGAGCAAATGGATAAGGCCGCCGCGCCGGTCACAATCGTAGAAGGCGACAAAGGTGATTTTTATCAGTACCGGCGCCCGGAATTGGCATTTGAGAGCCCTGAATCTCGCGATCGTCAGGACGCTGCCCATGGCTATCTGACGAATAAAAAGCCTGGGCTGCCGGCTGAAAACTCGGTGTTGACTTACGATCGCGCCTTTACCCAAGAGGACTACAAGCGACCACCGATCAACTCGCTGTTCCATGAGATGGCGCATGCCTACAACGGGGCCAACGGTACGTCTATTCCAGGCGAGACCTACGTTGGTCCGCACCCCAGCGATCCTGACCGCCCCCACTACGAAGATAATTCTGAGCGCCAGGCAGTCGGCCTGCCCACCGATGGCGAGCCTTATGATTTCGACGGTGACCCGACTACCCCGCCGACCAGCACCAACCCTTCGCCGTTCAACGAAAACGCGTTGTACAAAGAGATGGGCAAGCCGCTTCGTACGCGGTATTTCGACTTGGACAAGCGCTGA
- the sugE gene encoding quaternary ammonium compound efflux SMR transporter SugE, whose protein sequence is MSWIILFFAGLFEVGWAVGLKYTDGFSKPLPTALTIAAMAVSLGLLGLAMKELPLGTAYAIWTGVGAVGTVIAGIILFGESMALFRLASVALIICGLIGLKVST, encoded by the coding sequence ATGTCCTGGATCATTCTGTTTTTTGCGGGTTTGTTTGAAGTCGGCTGGGCCGTCGGCCTGAAGTACACCGACGGTTTCAGCAAGCCGCTGCCCACTGCCCTGACGATTGCCGCCATGGCCGTAAGCCTTGGCCTGCTGGGGCTGGCGATGAAGGAACTGCCCCTGGGCACGGCCTACGCTATCTGGACCGGCGTGGGGGCCGTGGGCACCGTGATTGCCGGGATCATCCTGTTTGGGGAGTCCATGGCATTGTTCCGGTTGGCCAGTGTGGCGTTGATCATCTGCGGGTTGATCGGGCTCAAGGTCAGCACCTAG
- a CDS encoding bile acid:sodium symporter family protein, whose product MRALAALSRFVGNTFAYWVLIFAVLAFLEPGWFIGLKSAIVPLLGLVMFGMGLTLKIDDFAEVARHPWRVALGVVAHFVIMPGVAWLLCQAFHLPPEIAVGVILVGCCPSGTSSNVMTWLARGDLALSVAIAAVTTLLAPLLTPALIWLLASAWLPVSFMELFWSILQVVLLPIVLGVLAQRVLGERVRHVVDVLPLVSVVSIVIIVAAVVAASQAKIAESGLLIMAVVMLHNSFGYLLGYFTGRVFKLPLAQRKSLALEVGMQNSGLGAALASAHFSPLAAVPSALFSVWHNISGALLSTYFRRMSEKEDRRVMENTPQS is encoded by the coding sequence ATGCGCGCACTCGCCGCCTTGAGCCGCTTCGTCGGCAATACCTTCGCCTACTGGGTGCTGATCTTCGCGGTGCTTGCGTTCCTTGAACCTGGCTGGTTCATCGGCCTGAAAAGCGCCATCGTCCCGTTGCTGGGTCTGGTGATGTTCGGCATGGGGTTGACCCTCAAGATTGATGACTTCGCCGAAGTCGCCCGCCATCCGTGGCGCGTGGCCCTGGGCGTGGTCGCGCACTTTGTGATCATGCCGGGCGTGGCCTGGTTGCTGTGCCAGGCCTTCCACCTGCCACCGGAAATCGCCGTCGGCGTGATCCTGGTCGGTTGCTGCCCAAGCGGCACCTCGTCCAACGTGATGACCTGGCTGGCACGGGGCGATTTGGCGTTGTCGGTGGCCATCGCCGCCGTCACCACCCTCCTCGCTCCGCTGCTTACGCCGGCGTTGATCTGGCTGCTGGCTTCGGCCTGGCTGCCGGTGTCGTTCATGGAGCTGTTCTGGTCGATCCTGCAAGTGGTGCTGTTGCCGATTGTGCTCGGCGTACTGGCGCAACGTGTGCTCGGTGAGCGGGTTCGTCATGTGGTGGATGTGTTGCCGCTGGTGTCGGTGGTGAGCATCGTGATCATCGTCGCGGCGGTGGTGGCGGCGAGTCAGGCGAAAATCGCCGAGTCGGGCTTGTTGATCATGGCGGTGGTGATGCTGCACAACAGCTTCGGTTACCTGCTGGGTTACTTCACCGGCCGCGTGTTCAAGTTGCCGTTGGCACAACGCAAGTCGCTGGCCCTCGAAGTGGGCATGCAGAACTCCGGGCTGGGTGCCGCCTTGGCCAGTGCTCACTTTTCGCCATTGGCGGCGGTGCCGAGTGCGCTGTTCAGCGTGTGGCACAATATTTCCGGAGCATTGCTGTCGACCTACTTCCGTCGCATGAGCGAAAAGGAAGATCGCCGGGTAATGGAAAATACGCCGCAATCTTGA
- the rdgC gene encoding recombination-associated protein RdgC: MWFKNLLIYRLTQDLPVDAEALEAAMATKLARPCASQELTTYGFVAPFGKGEDAPLVHVSGDFLLIAARKEERILPGSVVRDALKEKVEEIEAEQMRKVYKKERDQIKDEIIQAFLPRAFIRRSSTFAAIAPKQGLILVNSASPKRAEDLLSTLREVIGTLPVRPLTVKTAPTAIMTDWVTTQKPAADFFVLDECELRDTHEDGGIVRCKRQDLTGEEIQLHLTTGKVVTQLSLAWQDKLSFMLDDKMTVKRLKFEDLLQDQAEQDGGEEALGQLDASFTLMMLTFGDFIPALVEALGGEETPQGI; this comes from the coding sequence ATGTGGTTCAAGAACCTGCTTATCTATCGCCTGACCCAAGATCTGCCTGTTGATGCCGAGGCGTTGGAAGCGGCCATGGCCACCAAACTGGCGCGCCCTTGCGCAAGCCAGGAATTGACCACTTACGGTTTCGTCGCACCTTTTGGTAAAGGTGAAGACGCTCCCCTGGTTCACGTCAGCGGTGACTTCCTGCTGATCGCCGCGCGCAAGGAAGAACGCATCCTGCCGGGTAGCGTGGTGCGTGACGCACTTAAAGAGAAAGTCGAAGAGATCGAAGCCGAGCAGATGCGCAAGGTCTATAAGAAGGAGCGCGACCAGATCAAGGATGAAATCATCCAGGCCTTCCTGCCCCGCGCCTTTATCCGTCGCTCGTCGACCTTCGCTGCCATCGCGCCGAAACAGGGCCTGATCCTGGTCAACTCGGCCAGCCCCAAGCGCGCCGAAGACTTGCTGTCGACCCTGCGTGAAGTGATTGGCACCCTGCCGGTACGTCCGCTGACGGTGAAGACTGCACCGACGGCGATCATGACCGACTGGGTCACCACCCAGAAGCCCGCCGCTGACTTCTTCGTGCTCGACGAATGCGAGCTGCGCGACACCCACGAAGACGGCGGCATCGTGCGCTGCAAACGCCAGGACCTGACCGGCGAAGAAATCCAGCTGCACCTGACCACCGGCAAAGTCGTGACCCAGCTGTCCCTGGCGTGGCAGGACAAATTGTCCTTCATGCTCGACGACAAAATGACCGTCAAGCGCCTGAAGTTCGAAGACCTGCTGCAAGACCAGGCGGAACAGGACGGCGGTGAAGAGGCCCTAGGCCAACTGGATGCGAGCTTTACCCTGATGATGCTGACGTTTGGCGACTTTATCCCCGCGTTGGTTGAAGCACTGGGCGGTGAAGAGACCCCGCAGGGTATCTAA
- a CDS encoding BCCT family transporter codes for MKYPLRPLVFWPTFLILLSAVIASYIDLNAFLAVSKQLNNLILKNFSWLFSAGSFAMVVLTAVVYFSALGKVRIGGEDAQPLLSKWRWFMVALCTTLAVGVLFWTTAEPLYHLYGPPTSLPIEAGSSAAKSFAMSTMFLHWTITPYAIYLVPSLVFALVFYNRRSNFSIGAMLEPLLGAARVKRYAGLIDTLAMFALVAGMASSLGTGALTLAGGLAQYIGGETTPFRLAIIIAIIVITFVASAASGLQKGIVMLSSFNTWIMLALGLFVLLCGPTLYMFSLGVESLGVYLDTFFSRSLFTGAASGDTWPHSWTVFYWSVWFAWAPVSALFLGKIGRGYTVREFIHINMLYPALFTAVWICIFSGTSLYFDALGDGSLNRVLNEQGVEHVLYQMFQQLPASGLMIAFLLFVAFISFVTAADSSTDVIANLCSKDVTADSDLDGNPLLKIVWGLIIGSVSWVMVAFVGVDGVKMLSNLGGLPGMILVLLASTSLIFWLKNPALLDVKRLRRTPETELRGASPVPDFAR; via the coding sequence ATGAAATATCCACTGCGTCCGTTGGTCTTCTGGCCAACTTTCCTGATCCTGCTGTCGGCTGTGATCGCCAGCTACATTGACCTGAATGCATTCCTTGCGGTCAGCAAGCAGCTCAATAACCTGATCCTGAAAAATTTCTCATGGCTGTTCAGCGCCGGCTCGTTTGCCATGGTGGTGTTGACCGCTGTCGTCTACTTCTCCGCGCTGGGCAAGGTGCGCATCGGCGGTGAAGACGCTCAGCCGTTGTTGAGCAAATGGCGCTGGTTCATGGTGGCGCTGTGTACCACGCTGGCGGTGGGCGTGCTGTTCTGGACCACCGCCGAACCGCTCTACCACCTGTACGGCCCGCCCACCAGCCTGCCGATCGAAGCGGGCAGCTCGGCGGCGAAGAGCTTTGCCATGTCGACGATGTTCCTGCACTGGACCATCACTCCCTACGCCATCTACCTGGTGCCTTCGTTGGTGTTTGCGCTGGTGTTCTACAACCGCCGCAGCAATTTCTCTATTGGCGCTATGCTCGAGCCGTTGCTGGGCGCAGCGCGGGTCAAGCGTTACGCCGGGTTGATCGATACCCTGGCGATGTTCGCCCTGGTGGCTGGCATGGCCTCGTCGCTGGGGACTGGCGCACTGACGTTGGCCGGTGGCCTTGCCCAATACATTGGCGGTGAAACCACGCCGTTCCGTCTGGCCATCATCATTGCGATCATCGTCATCACCTTTGTTGCCTCGGCCGCCAGTGGTTTGCAGAAAGGCATTGTGATGCTGTCCTCGTTCAACACTTGGATCATGTTGGCCCTGGGGCTGTTCGTGCTGCTGTGCGGACCGACCCTGTACATGTTCAGCCTCGGCGTCGAGTCACTCGGCGTGTACCTCGACACCTTCTTCAGCCGTAGCCTCTTTACCGGCGCTGCCAGTGGCGACACCTGGCCCCACAGTTGGACGGTGTTCTACTGGTCGGTTTGGTTTGCCTGGGCACCGGTCAGTGCACTGTTTCTCGGCAAGATCGGCCGTGGCTACACCGTGCGTGAATTCATTCATATCAACATGCTCTACCCGGCGCTGTTCACGGCGGTGTGGATCTGCATCTTCTCCGGCACCAGCCTGTACTTCGATGCGCTGGGCGACGGCAGCCTCAACCGTGTGCTGAATGAGCAAGGCGTGGAGCACGTGCTGTACCAGATGTTCCAGCAACTGCCGGCGAGCGGCCTGATGATCGCGTTCCTGCTGTTCGTGGCATTCATCTCCTTTGTTACCGCTGCGGACTCCAGCACCGATGTGATCGCCAACCTATGCAGCAAAGATGTAACCGCCGATTCCGACCTGGACGGTAACCCGCTGCTGAAGATTGTCTGGGGCTTGATCATCGGTTCAGTGTCGTGGGTGATGGTCGCGTTTGTCGGCGTCGACGGGGTGAAGATGCTCTCCAACCTCGGCGGATTGCCGGGAATGATTCTGGTGTTGCTGGCCAGTACTTCATTGATCTTCTGGTTGAAAAACCCTGCCTTGCTGGATGTGAAACGCCTTCGGCGGACCCCCGAGACGGAACTGCGCGGCGCCAGCCCGGTGCCGGATTTTGCCCGCTGA
- a CDS encoding CocE/NonD family hydrolase has protein sequence MEIVTEFAYTVREIEHCLIPLKDGTQLAARIWLPEVAGLQRFPAILEYLPYRKRDGTAVRDALTHPWMAGQGYVCVRVDMRGNGESQGLMADEYLLQEQEDALEVIDWLCQQPWCDGNVGMMGISWGGFNGLQVAARQPEALKAIITLCSTDDRFADDIHYKGGNLLMENFGWAATMLNFSAAVPDPLLVGDDWKTLWHQRLDAMPLLAETWLQHQTRDDYWRHGSVCEDYSQIKAAVYAVGGWGDAYRNTVSRLMENLPGPKKAMIGPWIHKYPHFAVPNPAIGFLQEAKRWWDHWLKGVDNGVMDDAACTFYLQDVLPPKGSYSERPGIWVQTAGWPDPQVQWTDFSLGDNGLNAGTQSLATPRSICSPLTTGLHQGEYCAIWFGPDGPTDQRRDDANSLCFDTQPLTEPLALLGDARLKLRLASDTSCGQLVARLNAVAPDGQVTQISYGVLNLTLRDDFSRITPVIPGEPMDVQLNLDHIGIRLPVGYRLRLALSTASFPLLWPSRELTTLTLLPTLHSLQLPVFKGEAVDSPFEAPQSATPVAMEVLRAAAPKRTLIEDVGSGEVCVKIEDDLGSVLFTDHGLAVDQRCTEQYRTLPWDPLSTRADIEWHYRVGRDQWAVEVDSHLSVQADAEWFYIEAEQTAWENGQLEHRRQWSKRVARVAL, from the coding sequence ATGGAAATCGTCACTGAGTTTGCTTACACCGTGCGCGAAATCGAGCACTGCCTGATCCCCTTGAAAGACGGCACTCAACTGGCCGCGCGTATCTGGCTGCCAGAAGTCGCCGGGTTGCAGCGCTTCCCTGCGATCCTGGAATACCTGCCGTACCGCAAGCGCGACGGCACCGCCGTGCGCGACGCGCTGACCCACCCGTGGATGGCGGGGCAGGGCTATGTGTGTGTGCGGGTGGACATGCGTGGGAACGGTGAATCCCAGGGTTTGATGGCCGATGAATACCTGTTGCAGGAGCAGGAGGACGCGCTCGAAGTAATCGACTGGCTGTGCCAGCAACCCTGGTGTGACGGGAATGTCGGCATGATGGGCATCTCCTGGGGCGGCTTCAACGGGCTGCAAGTCGCGGCACGCCAGCCTGAGGCATTGAAGGCAATCATCACCCTGTGCTCCACCGATGACCGTTTCGCCGACGACATCCACTACAAGGGCGGCAACCTGCTGATGGAAAACTTCGGTTGGGCGGCCACCATGCTCAACTTCAGCGCGGCGGTGCCTGACCCTTTGTTGGTCGGTGACGACTGGAAGACCCTCTGGCATCAACGTCTGGACGCGATGCCATTGCTCGCCGAGACCTGGCTGCAGCACCAGACCCGCGATGACTACTGGCGTCATGGGTCAGTGTGCGAGGACTACTCGCAGATCAAGGCGGCGGTGTATGCAGTGGGCGGGTGGGGCGATGCCTACCGCAATACTGTCTCGCGCCTGATGGAAAACCTGCCGGGACCGAAAAAGGCCATGATCGGCCCGTGGATCCATAAGTACCCGCATTTTGCCGTGCCCAACCCGGCCATCGGCTTTCTGCAGGAAGCCAAACGCTGGTGGGATCACTGGCTCAAGGGCGTCGATAACGGGGTGATGGATGACGCAGCCTGCACTTTTTACCTACAGGATGTTCTGCCGCCCAAAGGCAGTTATTCCGAGCGTCCCGGCATCTGGGTACAGACTGCGGGGTGGCCGGATCCGCAGGTGCAATGGACCGATTTCAGCCTGGGCGACAACGGCCTGAACGCCGGCACACAGTCCTTGGCGACGCCGCGCAGCATTTGCTCGCCGTTGACGACGGGGTTGCATCAGGGCGAATACTGCGCCATCTGGTTCGGCCCTGATGGCCCAACGGACCAGCGCCGTGATGACGCCAACTCGCTGTGTTTCGACACCCAGCCGCTCACTGAGCCCCTGGCGCTGTTGGGCGATGCGCGTCTCAAGCTACGCCTGGCCAGTGACACCTCCTGCGGTCAATTGGTTGCCCGCCTGAATGCCGTGGCGCCAGACGGCCAAGTCACACAGATCAGTTACGGAGTGCTGAATCTCACGCTTCGCGATGACTTTTCCCGCATAACACCTGTAATCCCAGGCGAACCGATGGACGTGCAGTTAAACCTTGATCACATCGGCATACGCTTGCCCGTCGGCTACCGTTTGCGCCTGGCGCTCAGCACCGCGAGTTTTCCGCTGCTGTGGCCGAGCCGTGAGCTGACCACCCTGACGTTGTTGCCCACCCTGCACAGCCTGCAACTGCCGGTATTCAAAGGCGAGGCGGTTGACAGCCCATTCGAAGCGCCACAATCGGCGACGCCGGTGGCGATGGAGGTCCTGCGCGCCGCCGCGCCGAAACGTACGTTGATCGAAGACGTAGGCAGTGGAGAAGTCTGCGTGAAAATCGAAGACGACTTGGGTTCGGTGCTTTTTACCGACCACGGCCTGGCGGTGGACCAGCGTTGCACCGAGCAATACCGCACCTTGCCCTGGGATCCGCTGTCGACGCGGGCCGATATCGAATGGCACTACCGTGTCGGCCGCGACCAGTGGGCCGTGGAGGTGGACAGTCACTTGAGCGTGCAGGCCGATGCCGAGTGGTTCTACATCGAAGCGGAGCAGACAGCCTGGGAAAATGGCCAGCTGGAACATCGCCGGCAATGGAGTAAACGTGTGGCGAGGGTCGCACTGTAA